In one Diabrotica virgifera virgifera chromosome 5, PGI_DIABVI_V3a genomic region, the following are encoded:
- the LOC114329869 gene encoding beta-hexosaminidase subunit beta, with protein MKFKIQLLSTFLCTSLVYAYIEEPGPRYPPTKGELWPKPYHQIKNHSFFTVRKEHFNFKIINNTCSIVEEAIKNYESIIFSGYTLMQENLNLSNHHLEKKPWLSNPKYLGILDVLEISLDIHCNGKEMPSDHMEEAYTIIVSEDVKRLKAFSVWGILRGLESFSQMIYMTNEGLSLRINKTSVEDRPRFSHRGLLIDTSRHFIPIKNILLTLDAMAYNKLNVFHWHIVDDQSFPYVSRKFPELSLKGAYTSYYTYSYKDIQNITEYARVRGIRVIPEFDTPGHTRSWGVAHPEILTACEGDLKGKYGPIDPTQNKTYTFLDDFFEEISNTFADAYIHLGGDEVEFECWSSSTIIKNFMKKNGINDFKALENFYLQKLINMVAKRNRKYIVWEEVFTNGVKLPNNAIVQVWKTYWHSVLLEVTNSNRTGILSSCWYLDHLNTGGDWIQFYNCEPLSFSSNPKNQLLVVGGEACMWAEVVNQNNIMSRVWPRASATAEKLWSQRDDNYDLLKVRKRLEEHTCRMNRRGIEAQPPNGPGFCY; from the exons AtgaaatttaaaattcaattgttATCAACGTTTTTGTGCACCAGTTTAGTTTATGCATACATAGAGGAGCCTGGTCCAAGATACCCACCAACCAAAGGAGAGCTTTGGCCAAAACCATACCATCAAATTAAAAACCATAGTTTCTTTACAGTCAGGAAGGAGCACTTCAACTTTAAA ATAATCAATAACACGTGTTCAATAGTAGAAGAAGCAATTAAGAACTACGAATCCATCATTTTCTCAGGATATACTTTGATGCAAGAAAACTTAAACCTATCCAATCATCATTTAGAAAAGAAACCGTGGCTAAGTAATCCCAAATACCTGGGAATATTAGATGTTTTAGAAATTAGTCTCGATATACACTGCAACGGAAAAGAGATGCCTTCAGATCACATGGAAGAAGCAT ATACAATAATTGTTTCTGAAGATGTAAAGCGATTAAAGGCATTTTCTGTATGGGGCATTCTAAGAGGCTTAGAGTCATTTTCTCAGATGATATATATGACCAATGAAGGACTATCG tTACGTATTAACAAAACTTCTGTGGAAGATCGGCCACGATTCTCTCATCGTGGACTGCTTATAGACACCTCAAGACATTTTATTCCTATAAAGAATATTCTACTTACACTAGACGCGATGGCTTACAATAAACTTAACGTTTTTCATTGGCATATTGTAGACGATCAGAGTTTTCCTTACGTCAGCAGGAAATTTCCTGAGTTAAG tTTAAAGGGTGCCTACACGTCGTACTATACATATTCGTATAAAGATATTCAAAATATAACGGAATATGCAAGAGTAAGAGGTATAAGAGTAATTCCAGAATTTGATACACctg GACACACGAGATCTTGGGGTGTAGCTCATCCAGAAATACTAACCGCTTGCGAAGGAGACCTAAAAGGAAAATACGGACCTATTGATCCAACTCAAAATAAAACCTACACCTTTTTGGACGATTTTTTTGAAGAAATTAGTAACACATTTGCTGATGCATACATCCATCTTGGCGGTGATGAAGTTGAGTTTGAATGTTG GAGTAGCAGTACCATTATTAAAAACTTTATGAAGAAAAACGGAATCAACGATTTTAAAGctttagaaaatttttatttacagaAACTTATTAATATGGTAGCTAAACGAAATCGTAAATATATAGTTTGGGAAGAGGTATTTACAAATGGCGTTAAACTACCCAACAATGCAATTGTTCAAGTTTGGAAAACTTATTGGCACTCAGTTCTATTAGAA GTAACAAACTCAAACAGAACAGGAATACTTTCATCTTGTTGGTACCTAGATCATCTCAATACCGGAGGTGATTGGATACAATTTTACAACTGCGAACCACTTTCCTTTAGTAGCAACCCCAAGAATCAATTACTAGTTGTTGGAg GTGAGGCTTGCATGTGGGCGGAGGTCGTAAATCAAAATAACATCATGTCACGAGTTTGGCCAAGAGCTTCAGCTACAGCTGAAAAGCTTTGGTCACAAAGAGATGATAATTACGACTTACTTAAAGTAAGAAAACGACTGGAAGAGCACACGTGCAGAATGAATAGGAGAGGCATAGAAGCACAACCACCAAATGGTCCAGGGTTTTGTtactga
- the LOC114329906 gene encoding probable cardiolipin synthase (CMP-forming) yields MFSKPFILFSSVQQFNYCCRCKPTSTVVLKLLTDVKSFKRGEFLNHQLFCTGPGRSNESVSQDVKVSKDFKAIYEENREKLKHTEKKLKERGQFLLNDIKETKNKVREKVEEVIERENVYTIPNFLCVTRIALSPYLGFLIVQTQFDNALFILGIAAVTDLLDGWIARTWKSQSSKIGSFLDPMADKILIGTLFLTLTYVDLIPLVLTGLIIARDVLLVAAGFVIRYLSLPPPRTLSRYFDMTHATAQLAPTFISKVNTAVQILLVGSTLAAPVFNYVGHPALEALWYITGTTTVAAGLSYLLSKNTYRMLKKSNS; encoded by the exons ATGTTTTCAAaaccttttattttattctcATCGGTTCAACAATTTAACTACTGCTGTAGATGTAAACCAACAAGTACTGTAGTTTTAAAACTGTTAACAGATGTAAAAAGTTTTAAGAGAGGAGAGTTCCTCAATCATCAGTTGTTTTGTACTGGTCCAGGAAGAAGCAATGAATCAGTAAGCCAAGATGTGAAGGTGTCCAAAGACTTTAAAGCCATTTATGAAGAGAACAGAGAAAAGCTTAAACATACAGAGAAAAAATTGAAGGAAAGGGGACAGTTTTTGCTAAATGATATTAAAGAAactaaaaataaagttagggaAAAAGTGGAAGAAGTAATTGAG AGAGAAAATGTATACACAATACCAAATTTTTTATGTGTGACCAGAATAGCTTTATCTCCATATTTGGGATTTTTGATAGTTCAGACGCAGTTCGATAATGCTCTTTTTATATTAGGGATAGCAGCTGTCACAGATTTG CTAGATGGTTGGATAGCAAGAACATGGAAGAGTCAGTCCTCAAAAATTGGTAGTTTCTTAGATCCAATGGCAGATAAAATTTTAATTGGGACATTGTTCCTGACCCTCACTTATGTGGATTTAATCCCTCTAGTTTTAACAGGATTAATTATAGCTAGAGACGTCCTACTTGTAGCCGCTGGATTTGTAATAAGATATCTTTCTCTTCCTCCTCCT AGAACATTAAGTAGATATTTTGATATGACTCATGCCACTGCTCAACTAGCCCCTACATTTATAAGCAAAGTTAATACAGCTGTACAGATATTGCTAGTCGGTTCAACATTAGCTGCTCCAGTGTTTAATTATGTTGGACATCCTGCCTTGGAGGCACTATG gtaTATCACTGGTACAACGACAGTAGCTGCAGGACTGAGTTACTTGTTATCAAAAAATACATAtagaatgttaaaaaaatctaatAGTTAA
- the LOC114329914 gene encoding complex I intermediate-associated protein 30, mitochondrial: protein MFSMWKFVQYPLCRQGKRTFHTSPTLNAFWERDDKGGYRNLDNMPPLKDRLREGLHELKNEIKLWTQEVKERFEDDPILIFRPGEVDVKWRFGNEESLKNWNITSDSDNKEGFSKASLTLTEQGKALFSGNLSMRVPKDGRVKRSGYCSMKTHRARKSFKRDGHLDWTAYNMLVMKVRGDGRSYLLNIHCKGYYDLTWNDMYHYVLFTRGGPYWQVARIPFSKFFFGSKGRVQDMQRQVQLDRVASFGITAGERYGGDFALEIDYIGLEFDPNHREEFAYEMYRTDSYIAST, encoded by the exons ATGTTTTCTATGTGGAAATTTGTTCAATATCCCCTTTGTAGACAAGGCAAAAGAACATTTCATACATCTCCTACATTAAATGCCTTTTGGGAACGAGATGATAAGGGTGGATACAGAAACTTAGACAACATGCCTCCCTTAAAAGATCGTCTAAGGGAAGGCTTACATGAATTAAAGAATGAAATTAAGCTCTGGACCCAAGAAGTTAAGGAAAGATTTGAAGATGATCCTATCCTCATATTCAGACCag GAGAGGTAGATGTTAAATGGAGGTTCGGAAATGAGGAATCACTGAAGAACTGGAATATAACAAGTGATAGTGATAATAAGGAAGGATTCAGCAAAGCTTCACTTACTCTTACAGAACAGGGTAAAGCATTATTTTCTGGAAATCTCTCTATGAGAGTACCTAAAGATGGTAGAGTTAAACGTTCAGGGTATTGCAGTATGAAGACTCATAGAGCAAGG AAATCATTTAAACGAGATGGACATTTGGACTGGACGGCTTATAATATGTTAGTGATGAAAGTAAGAGGAGATGGAAGGTCATATTTGTTAAATATTCATTGTAAAGGATATTATGATCTTACATGGAATGATATGTATCATTATGTTCTGTTTACAAGAGGTGGACCATATTGGCAAGTAGCAAGG atACCTTTCTCAAAGTTCTTTTTTGGTTCAAAAGGACGAGTTCAGGATATGCAACGTCAAGTACAATTGGATCGAGTTGCTAGTTTTGGAATTACTGCTGGTGAAAGATATGGTGGTGACTTTGCTCTAGAAATAGATTACATAGGTCTGGAGTTTGATCCAAATCATAGGGAAGAATTTGCTTATGAAATGTACAGAACAGATAGTTATATAGCATCAACGTAA